One stretch of Planococcus sp. PAMC 21323 DNA includes these proteins:
- the thrC gene encoding threonine synthase — protein sequence MRWQGLIEEHKEWLPVTDNTPSLTLQEGNTPLVHLEKLSKEWGIELYVKLEGANPTGSFKDRGMVMAVAKAKEEGKTVLICASTGNTSASAAAYGARAGMRTIVVIPEGRIALGKLAQAKMYGAEILEIKGNFDEALQMVREVGQEAGIALVNSVNPYRLEGQKTIAFEVINQLGQVPDVFALPVGNAGNISASWKGFTEYAERTGEKRPVLLGIQAAGAAPIVHNKVVENPETVATAIRIGNPASWQLALNALDESNGTILAATDEEILEAYQMLASTEGVFAEPASCASIAGIKKQVENGLLEKGSKVVAVLTGNGLKDPETAISVNQHKALLVPEDMEQFWEDLKKGVNV from the coding sequence ATGAGATGGCAAGGACTAATTGAAGAACATAAAGAGTGGTTACCGGTTACAGATAATACCCCTTCACTAACTTTACAAGAGGGTAATACGCCGCTCGTACATTTGGAGAAGCTATCAAAAGAATGGGGCATTGAGCTTTACGTGAAATTAGAAGGTGCAAATCCAACAGGTTCATTTAAAGACCGCGGTATGGTAATGGCGGTTGCTAAAGCAAAAGAAGAAGGTAAAACAGTATTGATCTGTGCATCAACAGGAAATACTTCCGCATCAGCTGCAGCTTACGGTGCCAGAGCAGGTATGCGCACTATTGTGGTGATTCCAGAAGGTCGTATTGCACTCGGGAAATTAGCACAAGCTAAGATGTACGGAGCAGAAATTCTTGAGATTAAAGGGAATTTTGATGAAGCTCTTCAAATGGTAAGAGAAGTCGGTCAAGAAGCGGGAATCGCATTAGTTAACTCCGTAAATCCATACCGTTTAGAAGGGCAAAAAACAATCGCCTTTGAAGTCATCAATCAATTAGGGCAAGTGCCAGACGTCTTTGCCTTACCAGTGGGCAATGCTGGCAATATCTCAGCATCTTGGAAAGGTTTCACAGAATACGCAGAGCGTACTGGTGAAAAAAGACCAGTACTTCTCGGCATTCAGGCAGCTGGTGCAGCACCAATCGTCCACAATAAAGTCGTGGAAAACCCAGAAACTGTCGCTACAGCTATCCGTATCGGCAATCCAGCAAGTTGGCAGTTAGCTCTCAATGCTTTAGATGAATCAAACGGCACAATTTTAGCGGCTACTGATGAAGAAATTCTTGAAGCTTATCAAATGTTAGCTTCAACTGAAGGGGTTTTTGCAGAGCCGGCTTCATGTGCGTCGATTGCGGGCATTAAAAAGCAAGTTGAAAATGGTCTTCTGGAAAAAGGATCGAAAGTAGTTGCAGTATTAACGGGTAATGGACTAAAAGATCCAGAAACTGCGATCTCAGTTAATCAGCACAAAGCGCTACTCGTTCCTGAAGACATGGAACAATTTTGGGAGGATTTAAAAAAAGGAGTGAACGTATGA
- a CDS encoding homoserine dehydrogenase yields MKNEISIGLLGLGTVGSGVATIIQQHQQDLRHKLGAQVSIKKVLVRDTTKDRLSSLDPSVFTTDIEEILNDSSLDIIVEVMGGVNGAKTAIEKALKAGKQVVTANKDIMAEFGHDLLKLADAEKCDLFYEASVAGGVPIIRTLEDGLASDRISSLMGIVNGTTNFILTKMKKENMTYEDALAEATALGYAEADPSADVDGLDAARKMVILSSLAFSTEVHLDDVLVRGMKEIRDGDLELANKFGYTMKMVGSSTKDEDGIEVSVEPIFLANSHPLASVNNEFNAVYIYGDAVGETMLYGPGAGSLPTATSVVSDIIAACRNLQLGVNGKRAHAAQHERVIKPEAKCFAKYCHRLLVNDEVGVLSKMTSIYSKHGASIQSVIQSPAGEQGKAELVLLTHQISRQQHLDVLKDVEGTASVISHYRVEGEETA; encoded by the coding sequence ATGAAAAACGAAATATCAATCGGATTATTAGGTCTTGGAACGGTGGGCAGCGGAGTTGCTACAATCATTCAGCAGCATCAGCAGGATCTGCGTCATAAATTAGGTGCCCAAGTTTCAATCAAGAAAGTACTGGTCAGAGATACAACAAAAGATCGGCTTTCTAGCTTAGATCCGAGTGTTTTTACTACAGATATAGAAGAAATCTTAAATGATTCTTCTCTCGATATCATCGTTGAAGTTATGGGTGGTGTAAATGGCGCGAAAACAGCTATTGAAAAAGCACTCAAAGCAGGCAAGCAAGTGGTCACAGCCAATAAAGACATCATGGCAGAATTTGGTCACGATCTATTAAAGCTAGCAGATGCTGAAAAATGCGACCTGTTTTATGAAGCAAGTGTAGCAGGTGGTGTACCGATCATCCGTACATTAGAAGATGGATTAGCTTCGGATCGTATTTCTAGTTTAATGGGAATCGTTAACGGCACAACAAACTTTATTTTGACAAAAATGAAAAAAGAAAATATGACATATGAAGATGCTTTGGCTGAAGCTACTGCATTGGGTTATGCAGAAGCTGATCCGTCAGCAGACGTAGATGGTCTCGATGCTGCACGCAAAATGGTTATTTTATCTTCGCTGGCATTTTCAACGGAAGTTCATTTAGATGATGTTCTTGTTAGAGGCATGAAGGAAATTCGCGACGGAGATTTAGAGCTAGCAAATAAATTTGGCTATACGATGAAAATGGTTGGATCTTCGACAAAAGACGAAGATGGCATCGAAGTTTCCGTAGAACCAATCTTCCTAGCCAACTCACATCCACTGGCGTCAGTAAACAATGAATTTAACGCAGTATACATATACGGAGATGCTGTAGGAGAAACGATGTTATATGGGCCAGGAGCGGGGTCTTTACCGACCGCAACGTCTGTCGTGTCTGACATTATTGCAGCTTGCCGTAATTTACAATTAGGTGTTAACGGTAAACGTGCCCATGCTGCACAGCACGAACGTGTCATCAAACCAGAAGCAAAATGCTTTGCGAAATATTGTCACCGCTTGCTCGTAAATGATGAAGTTGGTGTGCTATCAAAAATGACATCAATATACAGTAAACATGGGGCAAGTATTCAATCAGTAATTCAATCGCCAGCAGGTGAACAAGGCAAAGCAGAACTAGTGTTATTAACACATCAAATTTCACGTCAGCAACATTTAGATGTGTTAAAAGATGTAGAAGGAACGGCAAGCGTCATTAGCCATTACCGCGTAGAAGGGGAGGAAACAGCATGA
- a CDS encoding aspartate kinase, with amino-acid sequence MKVSKFGGTSVACAQQIKKVAAIVKAEPSRKIVVVSAPGKRFAGDVKVTDLLINLSAAALRDEPTDIPLAKVVERYAQITSELGLDNEITTIIETDLLNRLQADKSSPPLFADLIKASGEDNSAKLIAAYLTSIGMPADYVNPFDAGLFVNDLPERAQALPEAYERLADLKNKNTITVFPGFFGYTKGGTLRTFERGGSDITGSILAAAVKAELYENFTDVDCVFAANPQVVENPVEIQEMTYREMRELSYAGFAVLHDEALMPVFKAAVPLCIRNTNNPSAPGTMIVAERDHSLRPVTGISADSGFSTLYVSKYLMNREIGFGRKLLQILEDENISYEHIPSGIDNLSVILRSHQLTKDKEQRIIDRVKSELCADDVHIRSDFSMIVLVGEGMNNQKGLTARAANAFARTGVNIEMINQGSSEVSLVFGILKEDEQKILNELYKEFFEPALVH; translated from the coding sequence ATGAAAGTAAGCAAATTTGGCGGAACTTCAGTAGCTTGTGCTCAACAAATAAAAAAAGTGGCCGCGATTGTTAAAGCTGAGCCATCTCGTAAAATTGTCGTTGTCTCTGCACCTGGCAAACGATTTGCTGGAGACGTCAAGGTAACAGATTTGCTGATCAATTTATCAGCTGCTGCACTTCGTGATGAACCAACAGATATTCCTCTTGCTAAAGTTGTGGAAAGATACGCACAAATCACAAGCGAATTAGGGTTAGATAACGAAATTACAACGATCATCGAAACAGACCTCTTAAATCGTCTTCAAGCAGATAAAAGCTCTCCGCCTCTTTTTGCGGATTTGATCAAAGCTAGCGGTGAAGATAACTCTGCGAAACTGATTGCTGCTTACTTAACGTCAATCGGAATGCCTGCGGATTATGTTAATCCGTTCGATGCAGGTTTATTTGTTAATGACTTGCCAGAGCGTGCACAAGCTCTTCCAGAAGCTTACGAGCGACTAGCTGATTTGAAAAATAAAAATACCATAACGGTGTTCCCTGGCTTTTTCGGATATACAAAAGGCGGAACATTACGGACATTCGAACGTGGCGGCTCCGATATTACTGGATCGATTCTTGCAGCTGCAGTAAAAGCCGAGCTTTATGAAAACTTTACCGACGTTGACTGTGTCTTTGCGGCGAACCCGCAAGTAGTTGAGAATCCTGTGGAAATTCAGGAAATGACTTACCGAGAAATGCGAGAACTTTCATATGCAGGATTTGCTGTCTTGCATGACGAAGCACTTATGCCTGTTTTTAAAGCTGCTGTTCCTTTATGCATCCGTAATACAAATAACCCTTCTGCACCGGGTACAATGATTGTCGCAGAGCGTGACCATTCACTCCGCCCAGTAACAGGGATATCAGCTGATAGTGGTTTCTCGACTTTATATGTTAGTAAATACTTAATGAACCGTGAAATTGGTTTTGGTCGCAAACTGCTTCAAATTTTAGAAGATGAAAATATTTCATACGAGCACATCCCATCTGGAATTGATAATTTATCCGTTATTTTACGTAGTCACCAATTAACAAAGGACAAAGAACAACGCATTATTGACCGTGTAAAATCTGAACTATGCGCTGATGACGTCCATATCCGAAGCGATTTTTCGATGATTGTTTTAGTTGGAGAAGGCATGAACAACCAAAAGGGGTTAACAGCACGCGCAGCCAACGCATTTGCACGAACAGGCGTTAATATCGAGATGATTAACCAGGGATCTTCTGAAGTAAGTTTAGTGTTCGGCATACTAAAAGAAGACGAACAAAAAATTCTAAATGAATTGTATAAAGAGTTTTTTGAGCCTGCTTTGGTTCATTGA
- a CDS encoding aminotransferase class I/II-fold pyridoxal phosphate-dependent enzyme, with translation MSISINSRIESIQISGIRQFSNQLIDYPDAINLTIGQPDFPTPEAVKKAAITAIENNQTSYTHNAGLLELRAEIALFFQDTYALPFNPQTEIIVTNGASEGLDSLFRSILEEGDEVILPAPAYPGYEPIIQLCGGKVVYLDTSDTGFQPDPQRLESLITERTKAVLMNFPSNPTGVTMESAQLEKVAAVLERHKVFIVTDEIYSENSYGEKHSTFARFDTLRDRTFLVHGLSKSHSMTGWRIGFVLGPEMYMQHVLKVHQYNAICAAVPSQYAALEAMKNQRHVPAVMNIEYIKRRDFVYKRLTDMGIDVILPKGAFYIFPSVEKFGMPSYDFAMRLLKEGGVAAVPGSAFTKYGEGFVRISYAYSMAVLEEGMNRLEQFIQTLE, from the coding sequence ATGAGCATATCGATTAATAGCCGTATCGAGTCTATTCAAATTTCAGGTATTCGTCAGTTTTCAAATCAATTGATTGATTATCCCGACGCGATTAACTTAACAATCGGACAGCCTGATTTTCCGACTCCTGAAGCGGTAAAAAAAGCGGCCATTACAGCAATCGAGAACAATCAAACAAGCTATACGCATAACGCAGGGTTACTTGAATTGCGAGCAGAAATCGCTCTTTTTTTCCAAGACACATATGCATTACCATTTAATCCACAAACAGAAATCATTGTGACAAATGGTGCTAGTGAAGGATTAGATTCTCTTTTTCGATCGATTTTGGAAGAGGGAGATGAAGTTATTTTGCCTGCACCTGCGTATCCCGGATATGAACCAATTATTCAATTGTGCGGAGGCAAGGTAGTTTATTTGGATACTTCGGATACTGGATTTCAACCAGATCCACAGCGTCTTGAGAGTTTAATCACAGAACGTACGAAAGCGGTATTGATGAATTTCCCTTCGAATCCAACTGGGGTCACAATGGAATCAGCACAACTTGAAAAAGTTGCAGCTGTTCTCGAAAGGCATAAAGTATTTATTGTTACCGATGAAATTTATAGCGAAAATTCGTATGGAGAAAAGCATTCGACTTTTGCGCGCTTTGACACATTACGGGACCGAACATTCCTCGTTCATGGTTTATCAAAATCTCATTCGATGACGGGTTGGCGAATTGGTTTTGTATTAGGACCGGAAATGTATATGCAACATGTGTTAAAGGTACATCAATACAACGCAATTTGTGCGGCTGTGCCGAGTCAATATGCGGCGCTTGAAGCGATGAAAAATCAGCGCCATGTTCCCGCTGTAATGAACATCGAATACATCAAACGAAGAGATTTTGTTTATAAACGATTAACGGATATGGGAATCGATGTAATTTTGCCAAAAGGTGCGTTTTACATTTTTCCTTCGGTTGAAAAATTTGGCATGCCTTCTTATGATTTTGCGATGCGGCTACTAAAAGAAGGTGGAGTAGCTGCCGTGCCAGGCTCTGCATTCACAAAATACGGCGAAGGATTTGTGCGCATTTCTTATGCTTACAGCATGGCTGTTCTTGAAGAGGGAATGAACCGATTAGAACAGTTTATCCAGACTTTGGAGTAA